Proteins found in one Bacillota bacterium genomic segment:
- a CDS encoding cephalosporin hydroxylase family protein yields the protein MGNANEIERFYAEVRKNIQALGKDLVLQVFSNIWLRETSRYKYSYNFSWLGRPIIQLPQDMVAMQELIWRVQPDLIIETGIAHGGSLIFYASMLELIGKDGMVLGIDIDIRNHNRTEIEKHSMSKRITMIEGSSIDNRVLQQVSDLAKGKEKVIVALDSNHTHDHVFKELELYSPFVTKDSYLVVFDTLVEDMPEDFFPDRPWGKGNNPKTAVKQFLQNNDCFEIDKEIEQKLLITVAPDGYLKRIKG from the coding sequence ATGGGTAACGCAAATGAGATTGAAAGGTTTTATGCCGAAGTCCGCAAGAATATTCAGGCGCTTGGCAAAGATCTCGTCCTGCAGGTTTTTTCCAACATTTGGCTTAGGGAGACTTCGCGTTATAAATACTCGTACAATTTCTCCTGGCTTGGAAGACCGATCATCCAGTTGCCGCAGGATATGGTTGCGATGCAGGAACTAATTTGGCGGGTACAACCTGATTTAATAATAGAAACAGGAATTGCCCATGGCGGTTCACTTATTTTCTATGCCTCGATGCTCGAATTAATCGGAAAAGACGGCATGGTTCTGGGGATTGATATTGATATCCGTAATCATAACAGGACCGAAATTGAAAAGCACTCGATGTCCAAAAGGATTACCATGATCGAAGGTTCTTCAATCGACAATAGGGTTCTTCAACAAGTGTCCGATCTGGCTAAGGGAAAGGAAAAGGTTATAGTGGCTTTGGATTCCAATCACACTCATGATCATGTTTTCAAAGAATTGGAGTTGTATTCACCATTTGTCACCAAGGACAGCTATTTGGTCGTCTTCGATACCCTTGTGGAAGACATGCCCGAAGACTTTTTCCCGGACCGCCCGTGGGGTAAGGGCAATAACCCTAAGACCGCTGTTAAGCAGTTTTTGCAGAATAACGACTGCTTTGAAATAGACAAGGAAATTGAGCAGAAGCTTCTTATCACGGTAGCTCCCGACGGCTATTTAAAGCGCATAAAGGGGTAA
- a CDS encoding glycosyltransferase, with translation MNSRPLVSIGMPVYNGENLIEKALDTLIAQEYDNFELIICDNASIDNTADIIKKYSNKDNRIRYTRNQDNIGPLGNFKKVLELSQGEYFMWAAHDDMWHPSYIRELLLLLNQYDSAVLAVSQVAKIELSGELRYIRPLVRDSLGMPYIERLRYFLSNTYGALVYGLFRRHILMESASLMDRKDPMGTDVLIVLSCIDKGDLVTFPEPLFFERKHGFSSNVSTYQGLFKVLFCLFEYSRLLFKCFKWSDLPFFQKFCLFKACSLHIGRRLTGTYYRNLIYLQLRKKITKYIGQ, from the coding sequence GTGAATAGTCGTCCTCTAGTTTCTATCGGGATGCCGGTTTATAACGGCGAAAATCTTATCGAAAAAGCGTTAGATACATTAATCGCCCAAGAATACGATAATTTTGAACTGATTATTTGCGACAATGCTTCAATAGACAATACGGCAGATATTATTAAAAAATATTCAAATAAGGATAACCGGATAAGATATACGAGAAACCAGGATAACATCGGACCTCTCGGCAACTTTAAAAAGGTGCTCGAGCTATCCCAAGGCGAGTATTTCATGTGGGCGGCACATGACGATATGTGGCACCCTTCATATATTCGTGAATTATTACTTCTTTTAAACCAATATGATTCAGCGGTACTTGCGGTTTCCCAAGTAGCAAAAATCGAGTTGTCCGGAGAACTTAGGTACATTCGCCCGTTGGTGCGAGATTCATTAGGGATGCCGTACATTGAGCGACTACGTTACTTCTTAAGTAATACATACGGCGCACTTGTCTACGGTCTTTTTCGCAGACATATCTTAATGGAATCCGCGTCACTGATGGATAGGAAAGATCCAATGGGCACAGACGTTTTAATTGTGCTGAGTTGCATCGATAAAGGAGATCTCGTCACTTTTCCGGAACCACTGTTTTTCGAAAGAAAGCACGGCTTTAGTTCAAATGTAAGTACATACCAAGGACTTTTTAAAGTATTATTTTGTCTCTTTGAATATTCAAGATTGCTGTTCAAGTGCTTCAAATGGTCCGATTTGCCGTTTTTCCAGAAATTTTGCCTGTTCAAAGCCTGTTCCCTACATATTGGTAGAAGATTAACTGGTACATATTACAGGAATCTCATCTATCTTCAGTTGCGGAAAAAGATAACTAAGTATATTGGACAATAA
- a CDS encoding class I SAM-dependent methyltransferase produces the protein MNCRFCHHKLRHSFLSLGSSPLANSFLSEEQLHRMEPFYPLDVYVCENCFLVQLNEFESPENIFSDYAYFSSFSESWLKHTEEYVLKMTAAYDINHRSHVIEIASNDGYLLQYFVNKDIPVLGIEPAQNVAAVAQQKGIPTETDFFGLQTAERLASEGKYADLLIGNNVLAHVPKLNDFIAGLKVILKPHGVITMEFSHLLKLIEDVQFDTIYHEHFSYFSFLTISNIFASHGLSIFDVEELSTHGGSLRIYAKHQEDQSKEVSGRVQHLKEYENQLGFSNIDYYLAFSDKVKAVKRHIVSSLIKFKEEGRTIVGYGAPAKGNTLLNYCGIRTDFIDYTVDRNPYKQGRFLPGSHIPIESPDKIKLTKPDYVIILPWNLKNEIMEQISYIREWNGKFIIPIPQVQVI, from the coding sequence ATGAACTGTAGGTTTTGTCACCACAAACTTAGACATTCATTTTTATCTCTCGGTTCTTCTCCTTTGGCCAACTCCTTCCTGTCGGAAGAACAGTTGCACCGGATGGAGCCATTTTACCCTTTGGATGTCTACGTATGCGAAAACTGTTTTTTAGTGCAGCTTAATGAATTCGAAAGCCCTGAAAATATATTCAGCGACTATGCATACTTTTCTTCCTTTTCAGAAAGCTGGCTAAAACATACTGAAGAGTATGTTTTGAAAATGACGGCGGCTTACGATATCAACCACCGGTCTCATGTTATCGAAATCGCCAGCAACGACGGTTATTTGCTTCAATACTTTGTAAATAAGGACATCCCCGTATTAGGGATAGAACCTGCGCAAAATGTTGCAGCGGTAGCGCAGCAGAAAGGGATTCCCACGGAAACGGATTTCTTTGGCTTACAAACGGCTGAACGGTTGGCATCGGAAGGAAAATATGCGGACCTCCTGATAGGGAATAACGTCTTAGCCCATGTTCCGAAACTGAATGACTTTATTGCAGGGTTAAAGGTTATTTTAAAACCACATGGCGTTATTACCATGGAATTTTCTCATCTTTTGAAACTTATTGAGGATGTCCAGTTCGATACCATCTACCATGAGCATTTTTCTTATTTTTCTTTCCTGACGATATCCAATATATTCGCTTCCCATGGTCTTTCCATCTTCGATGTTGAGGAATTGTCCACTCACGGCGGTTCTTTGAGAATTTACGCCAAACATCAGGAAGACCAATCCAAAGAAGTCTCCGGCCGGGTGCAGCATTTAAAAGAATACGAAAACCAACTCGGTTTTTCAAATATTGATTATTACCTTGCATTTTCCGATAAGGTAAAAGCCGTAAAGCGCCATATAGTAAGTTCTCTTATTAAGTTTAAAGAAGAAGGCAGGACAATTGTAGGCTACGGCGCCCCGGCCAAAGGTAATACCCTTCTTAATTACTGTGGAATTAGAACTGATTTTATTGATTATACGGTAGACAGAAATCCTTATAAACAAGGGCGTTTTCTTCCCGGAAGTCATATACCTATTGAATCCCCCGATAAAATAAAGCTAACGAAACCGGATTATGTTATCATCCTGCCCTGGAATTTAAAAAATGAAATCATGGAACAAATCAGTTACATTCGCGAATGGAACGGCAAGTTTATAATTCCGATTCCTCAGGTACAGGTGATCTAA
- a CDS encoding ATP-grasp domain-containing protein, whose product MKLQIPVLIAGIGGASLGTEIFKCLRDTASYSIYGCDISQYAYGHYQEGFTETFRVNRYKYVESIREICTNNGIQAIVPGGEEPLTLLGPCARSFADIGVAIAANSPEVIATCSNKGSLFKRLKELNIPTPETFTVRDISEVKDISYPCVIKPVTETGGSSFVFLVSDRDEIKLYISYLLKNRGVALIQEYIPLDEGEFTIGVLSLPNGRLVGSIAMQRLFNTKLSVSAKTNTGLISSGYSQGLIDDFLAVRVQAERIAAAINSAGPLNIQGRVRNGTLLPFEINPRFSASTYLRSMAGLNEIDTYLRYILLGDEPVFPAVKFGYYLRSLQETFVGKEEVKQ is encoded by the coding sequence ATGAAGCTTCAAATACCCGTCCTAATTGCCGGCATAGGAGGCGCTTCCTTAGGCACGGAAATTTTTAAATGTCTTAGAGATACCGCATCATATTCAATTTATGGATGCGATATCTCTCAATATGCTTATGGCCATTATCAGGAAGGGTTCACCGAAACATTCCGGGTGAATCGATATAAATACGTAGAATCAATACGTGAAATCTGCACCAATAATGGCATACAAGCCATCGTCCCCGGAGGAGAAGAGCCATTAACCTTACTTGGACCGTGTGCAAGGAGCTTTGCGGATATAGGCGTCGCAATTGCAGCAAACTCGCCTGAGGTGATTGCCACCTGCTCAAATAAAGGAAGCCTGTTTAAGAGGTTAAAGGAGCTTAACATACCAACTCCCGAGACTTTTACAGTTCGAGATATTAGTGAAGTTAAAGACATCTCTTATCCTTGCGTAATTAAACCTGTCACTGAAACAGGCGGCAGCTCTTTCGTGTTCCTTGTTTCGGATAGAGATGAGATAAAACTGTATATAAGCTACCTTCTTAAAAACCGTGGCGTCGCATTAATCCAAGAATACATCCCGCTGGACGAAGGGGAATTCACCATAGGAGTCCTTTCACTGCCAAATGGCCGCTTAGTCGGCTCCATAGCGATGCAACGGTTGTTTAACACTAAACTATCGGTTTCCGCAAAAACAAATACAGGGTTGATATCAAGTGGATACAGCCAGGGTTTAATCGATGATTTCCTTGCAGTGCGAGTACAGGCTGAGCGGATTGCAGCAGCAATCAATAGTGCCGGGCCTCTGAACATTCAAGGACGTGTCCGGAATGGAACCTTACTGCCATTTGAAATCAACCCCAGGTTCTCTGCGTCTACATATCTACGATCCATGGCGGGATTAAACGAAATCGACACCTATTTGCGATACATACTTCTCGGGGACGAACCGGTGTTCCCTGCAGTTAAATTCGGATATTATTTGCGCAGCTTGCAAGAAACTTTTGTCGGCAAGGAAGAGGTGAAGCAATGA
- a CDS encoding TylF/MycF/NovP-related O-methyltransferase: MPDKPNEQFSMLDPLNQTRQDHDFVNGMDEYFQNSLGTNIDKLRHFAKYVPRQTISLFLAKHALFQQVLGIHGHIIECGVFLGGGLMTWAQLSAIYEPYNHIRRVIGFDTFTGFVEIDDKDKGKKNLTYTVEGGLTTNAYDDLQEAVRLYDLNRPIGHIPRVELVIGDACQTIPDYVQENPHLVIAMIYLDFDLYTPTKAAIETFLPRMPKGAVIAFDELNQAAWPGETLAVLETLGLSKLRIQRFPFTPQLSFAVLE; encoded by the coding sequence ATGCCCGATAAACCTAATGAACAGTTTTCAATGCTCGACCCATTAAACCAAACAAGGCAAGATCATGACTTTGTTAATGGGATGGATGAATACTTCCAAAACAGTCTTGGTACCAATATCGACAAGCTAAGGCATTTCGCCAAGTATGTTCCCCGGCAGACAATAAGCCTGTTTCTCGCTAAGCATGCTTTGTTTCAACAGGTGCTTGGTATTCACGGACATATCATAGAATGCGGCGTATTCCTCGGCGGGGGGTTAATGACTTGGGCTCAGCTCAGCGCGATATATGAACCATATAACCATATCCGCCGCGTGATAGGATTCGATACGTTTACCGGTTTCGTTGAGATCGACGATAAGGATAAAGGCAAGAAAAACCTAACCTACACCGTTGAAGGTGGGCTAACTACTAATGCGTATGACGACTTGCAAGAAGCCGTCCGGTTATACGACCTTAACAGACCCATAGGGCACATCCCACGCGTTGAATTGGTAATTGGAGATGCATGTCAAACAATACCCGATTATGTCCAAGAGAACCCTCACTTGGTTATCGCCATGATCTATCTAGATTTTGATTTGTACACGCCGACAAAAGCTGCAATCGAAACCTTTTTGCCTCGTATGCCCAAGGGAGCGGTTATTGCCTTCGATGAACTGAACCAAGCGGCCTGGCCCGGAGAGACTTTGGCTGTGCTCGAAACATTAGGTTTGTCCAAACTTCGGATTCAGCGCTTCCCCTTCACGCCGCAATTGTCTTTTGCCGTATTAGAATAA
- a CDS encoding glycosyltransferase, with amino-acid sequence MPKVTIYIPTYNYGKYIKQAIESVLRQSHDSWELIVIDDASMDETGAVLSTFEGHPKVRILVNQQNLGLTRNCNRAIELSCGEYIMRLDADDYLDENALLVLSNTLDRNPEVALVYPDYWTISENGEILRLERRSKVNDEIELMDVPAHGACSMIRKSCLLDLGGYNEDIRCQDGYDLWLRLIRKYPVSNVNLPLFYYRQHSGSLTTYTDRILRTRQRIKRDFVERQDMPPLKVLAVIPVRGAETANGLPLGMRRIAGKPLMDYTVQAALESKALDRIAVTSDNRQVLEHAASFPDVETVYRSPELARMHFPIEPTVLHVLNKLKENSGYVPDAVLLLYVNAPLRQARHIQKAIDTLQIFSCDSVISVREDDSFFYRRRKHGLEPLIRERRLRLEKEMLYAENGAIVLSKTETITQSKFVGSTVSHILMSREESFQIDSEFEFWLVEQILAARQMKE; translated from the coding sequence ATGCCGAAAGTAACTATTTACATACCAACGTACAACTACGGCAAGTACATTAAGCAGGCGATCGAAAGCGTGCTGCGCCAGTCCCATGATTCCTGGGAGTTGATTGTGATTGACGATGCATCAATGGATGAGACCGGGGCAGTCCTGTCAACCTTTGAGGGGCACCCTAAAGTAAGGATTTTAGTCAACCAGCAAAACCTCGGGCTTACCCGTAACTGCAACCGCGCCATAGAGCTGTCGTGCGGCGAGTACATTATGCGGCTGGACGCGGACGATTACCTGGACGAAAACGCTTTGCTGGTTTTAAGCAATACATTGGACCGAAACCCTGAGGTCGCACTTGTCTACCCTGACTACTGGACAATCTCAGAGAATGGAGAGATCCTGAGGCTGGAGCGCCGGAGCAAGGTAAACGACGAGATTGAGTTGATGGACGTCCCCGCGCACGGCGCCTGCTCAATGATCAGAAAATCGTGTCTGCTCGACCTTGGCGGATATAATGAGGATATCCGGTGCCAGGACGGGTATGATCTGTGGTTGAGGCTGATCCGGAAGTATCCGGTTTCAAACGTAAACCTTCCCCTTTTTTACTACCGTCAACATTCGGGCAGCTTGACGACCTATACCGACCGGATTTTACGGACCCGCCAGCGCATCAAACGAGATTTCGTAGAAAGACAGGACATGCCTCCTTTAAAGGTCCTGGCCGTAATACCCGTCAGGGGAGCGGAAACCGCCAACGGTTTACCGCTTGGCATGCGCCGTATCGCGGGAAAACCGCTCATGGACTACACCGTTCAAGCGGCGCTTGAATCGAAAGCCTTGGACCGTATAGCGGTAACCTCCGACAACCGTCAGGTGTTGGAGCACGCAGCTTCCTTCCCGGACGTGGAAACAGTATACAGGAGTCCTGAACTGGCTCGTATGCACTTTCCTATAGAACCGACGGTTTTACATGTTCTGAACAAGCTGAAGGAAAATTCGGGTTATGTGCCCGACGCGGTACTCCTCCTGTATGTCAACGCCCCCTTGCGCCAGGCCCGGCACATACAAAAAGCGATTGACACATTGCAGATTTTTAGTTGCGACAGCGTTATATCGGTAAGGGAGGACGACAGTTTTTTTTACCGGCGTAGAAAACACGGGCTTGAACCGCTTATCAGGGAAAGGCGGCTCCGGCTGGAAAAGGAAATGCTTTACGCCGAAAACGGCGCAATCGTATTGTCAAAAACGGAAACCATAACCCAGTCAAAATTTGTGGGATCTACGGTCAGTCACATATTGATGTCCAGGGAGGAGAGCTTTCAGATAGATTCCGAGTTTGAATTCTGGCTGGTTGAGCAGATATTAGCCGCAAGGCAGATGAAAGAATAA
- a CDS encoding DegT/DnrJ/EryC1/StrS family aminotransferase codes for MKTIPVAGPWITDREIKYVTDAVTNAWYGNANIYNQRFEKAFAEYIGVRHAISLPSCTSAIHLSLLSLGIKEGDEVIVPDITWIASAAPISYVGATPVFADIDEKTWCLSAESFERLITPKTKAVIPVDLYGNMPEMDRIREVAQQYGIAVIEDAAEAIGSEYKGHKAGSFGDTGVFSFHGSKTLTTGEGGMLVTNRDDLYERCLFLGDHGREPGNKLFWNTEVAYKYKMSSMQAALGLAQIERIDDLIGTKRQIFDWYRKELSKINSITLNYEAHSTKNTYWMVTAILYQETGIRKEKLIAEMAQKGISCRPFFHPLSLLPAYDGLEQAVSVRLNNTISYKVSPYGINLPSGFNMNREKVKYVCDSLRSIIRSNVGE; via the coding sequence ATGAAAACAATACCTGTTGCCGGCCCCTGGATAACGGACAGGGAAATCAAATATGTAACGGATGCCGTTACCAACGCCTGGTACGGTAATGCGAATATATACAATCAACGCTTTGAAAAGGCTTTCGCCGAATACATCGGTGTCCGTCATGCCATCTCGCTCCCTTCTTGTACCTCGGCGATTCACCTGTCATTATTATCCTTGGGTATTAAGGAAGGCGACGAGGTAATAGTTCCCGATATAACCTGGATCGCAAGTGCCGCCCCGATTTCATACGTAGGTGCTACGCCGGTTTTCGCCGATATTGATGAAAAAACCTGGTGTCTGTCTGCAGAATCGTTTGAGCGGCTGATAACCCCCAAAACCAAGGCTGTAATTCCGGTGGATCTTTACGGCAATATGCCTGAAATGGACAGAATCAGAGAAGTAGCACAGCAATATGGAATTGCGGTTATAGAAGATGCCGCCGAAGCAATAGGTTCCGAGTACAAGGGACACAAAGCCGGGAGTTTCGGCGACACGGGGGTTTTCAGCTTTCATGGTTCAAAAACTTTGACTACCGGCGAAGGTGGAATGTTGGTTACAAACCGTGATGATCTATACGAACGCTGTCTGTTCTTAGGAGACCACGGACGAGAACCGGGCAATAAATTATTTTGGAACACTGAAGTAGCTTACAAATACAAAATGAGCAGTATGCAAGCAGCCCTCGGACTAGCTCAAATAGAACGGATAGACGATTTGATTGGTACGAAACGTCAAATCTTTGATTGGTATCGAAAAGAACTATCTAAAATTAATAGCATTACCCTGAACTACGAAGCCCATTCTACAAAGAATACCTACTGGATGGTCACTGCTATCCTATACCAGGAAACAGGTATAAGAAAAGAAAAGCTAATTGCAGAAATGGCGCAAAAAGGTATCAGTTGCCGGCCGTTTTTTCATCCTTTGAGCCTCCTTCCTGCGTATGACGGGTTGGAGCAGGCCGTTTCAGTCCGGTTGAACAATACAATAAGCTATAAAGTTTCTCCTTACGGGATAAACCTTCCAAGCGGTTTTAATATGAATCGAGAAAAAGTAAAGTATGTTTGCGATTCCCTACGCAGCATCATAAGGAGCAACGTTGGTGAATAG
- a CDS encoding NAD-dependent epimerase/dehydratase family protein yields MTRWITDYIGTSAFNEATAQPDIHLLDVRDLVDKSGNEPSAINSKIDEALSHLLQGQKVVICCDYGVSRSNAIAAGVIARYDQIGLNQAVRQVLKTTGENSIKIEVLSAVRQALESETKKYSPTSLAGTPKRLLITGSSGFLGTTLAAHLDNLETFRPTRSEINLMSDVVKLDLLVKEKNIDTVIHLANPRVYSTNESMGQALIMLKNVLDVCSENQLWLIFLSGWEIYSGYKTEELRANEALPPHPGSTYGQTKFLCETLIDLFHRNNGLRYTILRSSPVYGTESDRPRFIWNFLNKALRNEEIVTHKYLNGFPKLDLLHVSDLCRSVAQVIKLGAQGTFNLGTGVGTSTAEVARYIIELCGSHSKLQHIKVDNYASNIVMDNSRARSTLGWEPIIDFPSGLKMLVEEKCHAR; encoded by the coding sequence ATGACCCGCTGGATCACGGATTATATCGGCACCTCGGCGTTTAATGAGGCTACTGCGCAGCCTGATATACATCTCTTAGATGTCCGTGACCTTGTCGATAAAAGCGGCAACGAACCAAGTGCAATAAATTCTAAGATTGATGAGGCGTTATCGCATCTGCTGCAAGGGCAGAAAGTGGTCATCTGCTGTGACTACGGCGTATCGCGAAGCAATGCAATAGCTGCCGGGGTTATAGCCAGATATGACCAAATAGGTTTAAATCAAGCTGTTCGACAGGTTTTAAAGACAACGGGAGAAAACTCAATAAAGATTGAGGTATTGTCGGCCGTTCGTCAAGCTCTTGAGTCGGAAACGAAAAAATACTCACCGACATCATTGGCTGGAACCCCAAAACGGCTGTTAATAACTGGATCATCAGGTTTCCTCGGCACAACTCTTGCAGCTCACCTGGATAATTTAGAAACTTTCAGACCGACACGCAGTGAAATTAATCTAATGTCTGATGTGGTTAAGTTGGATCTTTTGGTGAAGGAGAAGAACATCGATACCGTAATACATCTGGCAAACCCAAGGGTCTACTCAACCAATGAGTCTATGGGGCAAGCGTTAATCATGCTCAAAAACGTTCTCGATGTTTGTAGTGAAAATCAGCTGTGGCTGATATTTCTCAGCGGCTGGGAGATTTATTCCGGTTACAAAACAGAGGAACTAAGAGCAAATGAAGCCCTTCCCCCACATCCCGGAAGCACTTATGGTCAAACCAAGTTTTTATGCGAAACCTTAATTGACCTTTTTCATCGGAACAACGGATTGCGTTATACGATTCTGCGTTCCAGTCCGGTTTACGGCACCGAAAGTGATCGGCCCAGGTTTATTTGGAATTTCTTAAATAAGGCATTACGGAATGAGGAAATTGTAACCCATAAGTATTTAAACGGTTTTCCCAAACTCGATTTACTTCATGTCAGTGATCTATGCAGGTCTGTTGCGCAGGTTATTAAGCTTGGCGCACAGGGGACCTTCAACCTTGGAACAGGTGTTGGGACCAGCACTGCCGAAGTTGCACGATATATAATCGAGTTGTGTGGTTCCCATAGTAAGCTTCAACATATTAAGGTTGATAATTACGCCAGTAATATAGTCATGGATAATAGTCGCGCAAGGTCCACACTTGGCTGGGAACCGATAATTGATTTCCCCAGTGGATTAAAAATGCTTGTGGAGGAAAAATGCCATGCCCGATAA
- the rfbC gene encoding dTDP-4-dehydrorhamnose 3,5-epimerase: MRFKETPLKGAYIVELEPIRDERGFFARSFCQKEFSEHGLNSEIVQCNISSNKRKGTIRGMHYQESPHEEIKIVTCIKGSIYDVIIDLRPDSPTYCKWFASELSATDFKMLYVPKGFAHGFQTLEDDSIVFYQMSELYHPECARGVRWDDPAFKIDWATSVRVISDKDKHYPDFTGGIA, translated from the coding sequence ATGCGATTTAAGGAGACTCCTTTAAAAGGAGCTTATATAGTTGAATTAGAACCAATAAGAGATGAACGCGGGTTCTTTGCCCGAAGCTTTTGTCAAAAAGAGTTCAGTGAACATGGGTTAAACAGTGAAATTGTTCAATGCAATATCTCTTCCAATAAAAGGAAGGGTACAATCCGGGGGATGCATTACCAGGAAAGCCCTCACGAAGAGATTAAAATAGTTACCTGCATTAAAGGATCGATATACGATGTGATTATTGACCTTAGGCCTGATTCTCCGACCTATTGCAAATGGTTTGCGTCCGAATTAAGCGCAACAGATTTTAAGATGCTTTATGTCCCTAAAGGGTTTGCGCATGGTTTTCAAACCTTAGAAGATGATAGTATCGTCTTTTATCAAATGTCGGAATTATATCATCCGGAATGCGCGAGAGGTGTGAGATGGGATGATCCGGCGTTCAAAATCGACTGGGCGACATCGGTTCGCGTTATTTCAGATAAGGACAAGCATTATCCGGACTTTACTGGAGGCATTGCTTAA
- a CDS encoding N-acetylneuraminate synthase family protein codes for MKVNGFEIGKSYFIIAEIGNNHEGDFETAKMLVEKAAEAGVNAVKFQTLWAEKLVARSEEQRLFQLKKFELSNDQYRRLAALSKSKGLIFISTPFDFESADMLDDLVPVFKIASGDLTNYPMIEHIAKKDKPIFLSTGMGTDEEITGALQTIKLVSSRPLKEKVVLLHCVSSYPTPIDQANLLSIPYLRERFNVLTGYSDHTLGALACQTAVALGACVIEKHFTYRKQDQVFRDHQLSLEPGEMAELVKSIRQIEKSLGQPLKSVMDCERTNREPMRRSVAARRALRAGEIIARESITFLRPANGIPAQNWPSVVGRRALRDIPEGTILREEDLQ; via the coding sequence GTGAAGGTCAACGGTTTTGAAATAGGAAAATCGTATTTTATAATCGCGGAGATAGGCAACAATCACGAGGGCGACTTCGAGACCGCCAAAATGCTGGTGGAAAAAGCAGCGGAGGCCGGAGTCAACGCCGTTAAGTTTCAGACGCTGTGGGCGGAAAAGCTTGTTGCAAGATCTGAGGAACAGCGGTTGTTTCAGTTAAAGAAATTTGAACTTTCAAACGACCAGTACAGGCGATTGGCGGCATTATCGAAATCAAAAGGACTGATCTTCATCTCCACCCCCTTTGACTTCGAAAGCGCCGATATGCTGGACGATCTTGTTCCCGTCTTTAAAATCGCCTCGGGGGACTTAACAAATTATCCTATGATAGAGCACATCGCCAAAAAGGACAAGCCCATCTTTCTATCCACAGGGATGGGAACCGATGAGGAGATTACCGGAGCGCTTCAAACGATTAAGCTGGTTTCTTCACGGCCGTTGAAAGAGAAGGTTGTCCTGCTGCACTGCGTTTCCAGCTACCCCACGCCCATCGATCAGGCCAATCTTCTTTCCATTCCATACCTGCGCGAGCGTTTCAACGTCCTTACCGGATACTCCGACCACACGCTGGGCGCTTTGGCCTGCCAGACGGCCGTTGCCCTCGGCGCCTGTGTCATTGAAAAGCACTTCACGTACCGGAAGCAGGACCAGGTTTTCAGGGACCACCAGCTATCCCTGGAGCCCGGTGAGATGGCGGAACTGGTGAAAAGCATCCGCCAGATAGAGAAATCCCTCGGACAGCCACTGAAAAGCGTTATGGACTGCGAACGGACAAACCGGGAACCGATGCGAAGGAGCGTCGCAGCGCGGCGGGCTTTGCGCGCGGGAGAAATCATCGCAAGAGAAAGCATTACCTTCCTGCGCCCGGCGAACGGGATACCCGCGCAGAACTGGCCGTCCGTGGTCGGCCGCAGAGCGCTCCGGGACATCCCGGAAGGAACGATCTTACGCGAGGAGGACTTGCAATAA